In Colletotrichum higginsianum IMI 349063 chromosome 1, whole genome shotgun sequence, the DNA window CAGATGAGCATAGATTCCCAAATGTCTCCTGGCATGCCTATCCACCGGCCGCCACCTCCCGAACCCGAACCCGAGCCAGCACTGCCTTTCGACTTCCATCGTTTCCTGGAGCAGCTGCGCAACAAAAAAGCAGACCCGGTTGCCAGGTACCTCAAGTCTTTCCTATCGGAGTTTGGGAAGCGGCAATGGATGGTACATGAGCAAGTCAAGATCATCAGCGACTTCTTGGCGTTTATTGCCAACAAGATGGCACAATGCGAGGTTTGGAGAGATGTTTCCGACGCCGAGTTCGACAACGCTCGGGAGGGCATGGAGAAGTTGGTCATGAACCGGCTCTACACGCAGACCTTCTCGCCAGCGATCCCTCCTCCACAACCGATTCCTGGTGCGAAGCCCAAACGGCGAGGTGGCGAGCGGCCCATGGGACCGGGTCGGCGTgggcaacaccaagaagACGTGGAACGCGACGATATCCTGACACAGAAGATCAACATCTATGCTTGGCTCAGGGAAGAGCATCTCGATATACCGCCTGCTGGTGACAGCGGAAGACGGTTTCTCAAGCTTGCCCAACAAGGTTCGTGGTTTCAGAGTCTACCGGACCCTTAAGTGCATAGCCTGACGTGTAGTAGAGCTCCTCAAGATCAAGTCCTATCGGGCACCGCGGGATAAGATCATTTGCGTCCTCAACTGTTGCAAAGTCATCTTTGGTAAGCCAGCGTCTTGCAAGAACAAGCCGTTCACTCGGGTACCTAATAATAACTCGCATCAGGGCTCCTCAAGCACTCCAAGTCAGATTCATCGGCTGACTCGTTCATGCCCCTTTTGATTTACGTCGTCTTACAAGCCAACCCGGAGCACTTGGTGTCCAACGTCCAGTACATCCTGCGCTTCAGGAACCAGGAGAAGCTCGGTGGCGAGGCTGGGTACTATCTTTCATCGCTCGTAAGTCATTCTTCTTGCGTCGCGACTCCGGAGCACTTGCTGAGACGTTGCAGATGGGCGCCATTCAGTTCATTGAGAACATGGACCGGACTACCCTCACGATCACGGACGAGGAATTCGAGAAGAACGTCGAGGCAGCCGTGTCTGCGATAGCAGAGAAGCACCGCCTCGACTCACCAGCTGTCGTCCAGGAGCCTGCTTTCTCGGAGAAGGCGGGCTTCCACCAAGGAGACTCGTCCGGTCGGCCCTCGTTGGATATGATGGGAGAATCTTCCACGCCACGCcgctcgacatcgtcgaACGAAGGCGGTAGAGACGCAGACGACCAAGCCCCGATCACCGGTCTCCTCCGATCAATACAGAAACCTCTCAGCACAATCGGCCGCATGTTCTCGGACGATCCTTCTCCGGCGCCCCCCGTACCCAGCCAtgcgtcgaggccgcccggTTCCTCCGAACGACTCTCTCCTAGGCCAAGCGCGGAGCTGCCGCGAGATGGGCAACAGCCCGCCTCCCGTCATCACCTTTCGGCAGAGGAGGCTGCGGCCCGGCAGGCGAGCGCCGAAGTCGCAGAGGCCCAGCGTTtgagcagagcagagcatGTTaacgtcgtcgagacgctTGCGGGCATGTTTCCCGACCTCGACAGGGACATCATTTCGGACGTGGTCTACCAGAAGCAGGGCCGAGTCGGGCAGGCTGTCGACGCCTGTCTGGCCCTATCCAACTGATGGTGTCGTATATAGCGGCATTAATAATGAAACCAGTCGTGCTGGCGATGAAGTGACTGCTGAGTTGAAGCAGTGACGGCGCCTGATGAATCTTGAGAGCATTATGCATTAAAGTGACAAACGGCCATTGTTCTTGAGGCGTTCATTATTATGTTGTGTTATGGTGACGGTCTCTGGATATGGATGAGTTTCCACCTAAACCCATGTAGTTTTGCGCTAAGCGGAGGACCTCCAAACCAGAGGAACGCATTTTGGATGGACCGTTGTAAGATGGatactaataatatagaATGTGCTCACACTCTTGCTGTATGAAGGGGCCCAAAGGCGCCTGAGACTCGTGTAATCAGTCCCCGTATGACCTCGACTTGAGCTGTTCAGGGGCCCAAGATGGTCCAAGAGCAGTGGTGTCCACCAGCGGCCGAACTCACAGGATACTAATGGTGTCCCATCGCTCATGTTCTCACTTCTGTTTCCAGGGCTGGGTGCATGTCGCTGCTGCCCATCGTGTTCCCAACACTTCGTATTTTGGTAGTCGCTTTCTATTCGGTTTAACTCGAACATGCGATAGGCTTGTAGTCCCAGGCCATTCAGTCTTGCAGGGTGAATTTCCAAAAGATACGACGAGCGTCACATATTCCCGCCCCTTTCTCGAGGGCAACAAAACGCGTTCCAAAGGTTTGTCATCGTGGAACATGACCACATTCATGAAGTGGTCGGTTGCAACTTGGAACAGTGTTGTGTTGTTAGTGTCTGTTGTCGAGCGCTTCTTCTACAGCTTGCATGCTCGCCGGGTCGTCCGAGGATCTCGAAACCGTTTGCAAATTGCCTTGATACATTTGCTCCAAGTTCAATAAACATGTCCAAGCGTCACTTTCAGAATGAGTACCGTATTCTGGTTCCATATCTTGCTTAtttgacggcgtcctcggtCAGCTGCGGCTCAGTTGAGAACAATCAGAACGTGGTTAGTTGTGCTGTAGTCAACACCAGGGCTTCTCCGCCCCTTATCCAGCCGACTGCGGCGCCGGTGTCACGGTACAAGAGGTGTGTAAGCATGTGTCCGTGTTTCCTCAGTCGAGTTTCCACCCCTTCCGACTTTCTCACGCTATTTACGTCTTTGATACAACTCATTTGTCCATAAGACGTCCTGTGGCAGGACTATCTAACTCCGCAAGAAGGTGTCATTTTCGCCATCCCATCGcgagctccttctccttctccggaCTGCTGTCGTTTAAGGCAGTGCATTGCTGCGGTAAAAGAAAAAACATAAACCCATAAATCATTCGCACAGCGATCTACAGCATTCATTTGATGAGCTTGTGCCAAATGCGGAGTGGTGAATCCCCACGCATGATGGTTCGGAGGAGCATGGGATGCGAAACCTGGCTTTCTACAATCGTTCGATTGTGCACACCCCGTCTACTCTTGATAGTTGGATAGGAGATAGAATGGatttgcttcttctttttctttttctctgGGGGCATTTTAGGGAATTCGCTGGTTAGCCGTCTCGCTGGTTATGCATTAAGATCGGCGTGAGACGCAAGAACGCGGCAACGCTTCATTGACCTTCGTTTGGAACGAATGAGAGCGGAAGTGTGTGGCTTTTACCGTGAGTGACAGATGGACCTGACAGTCTCTCTCACTTGGTGTAATGACTCGCGCAACGCATAGAAGCCAGTTG includes these proteins:
- a CDS encoding Guanine nucleotide exchange factor vps9 — protein: MSSTDPTGHSPSLPGDSQHASAAAAVTSAESAGSKAETEPPELNHAHTDPKPVLSAKAAGKQQATDDLIDFGDDDLGPMNETKPVANPETESESNKPGPESNQAVSMPHSEVASEPLTSSMATLKPTSPLPAETATQYLTIETTSYVDPTPPTPRTSQPPSRTPSNATKRRPSSDASPTRSDASYDERRYASEDEQENGSRSEIQSIMEQFTGDGGGPGADEVMSPRLEIASPMLGSPSIQHPPRKSSLEPLVPTLSHQVQELQGLRIHSASPTSILSHQRIPDDQGPPVPPKDGPPATPSRSRDDRQMSIDSQMSPGMPIHRPPPPEPEPEPALPFDFHRFLEQLRNKKADPVARYLKSFLSEFGKRQWMVHEQVKIISDFLAFIANKMAQCEVWRDVSDAEFDNAREGMEKLVMNRLYTQTFSPAIPPPQPIPGAKPKRRGGERPMGPGRRGQHQEDVERDDILTQKINIYAWLREEHLDIPPAGDSGRRFLKLAQQVELLKIKSYRAPRDKIICVLNCCKVIFGLLKHSKSDSSADSFMPLLIYVVLQANPEHLVSNVQYILRFRNQEKLGGEAGYYLSSLMGAIQFIENMDRTTLTITDEEFEKNVEAAVSAIAEKHRLDSPAVVQEPAFSEKAGFHQGDSSGRPSLDMMGESSTPRRSTSSNEGGRDADDQAPITGLLRSIQKPLSTIGRMFSDDPSPAPPVPSHASRPPGSSERLSPRPSAELPRDGQQPASRHHLSAEEAAARQASAEVAEAQRLSRAEHVNVVETLAGMFPDLDRDIISDVVYQKQGRVGQAVDACLALSN